The nucleotide sequence ACGGGGATGGCGATGCCCAGCGCCGGACACAGCGCCTCGCCCACCGCGTGTACGGTGTCGAACAGGGCAGCGTCCTCGCCGGGATGCCCCGCCGCCGCCATCCAGTTGGCGGACAGTCGCACCTGTGCGATATCCGCGATCCGGGCCGCGGCGATATTGGTCAGCGCCTCGCCGATGGCCACGCGACCCGATGCCTCGGGATGGATCAGCGCCAGGGGTGTGCGCTCGCCCATGGCCATCGCTTCGCCGCGGTTGCCGGTATAGTCGCTCAGGGTGACCGCCACGTCCGCGGCCGGGACCTGCCACGGCCCCACCATCTGATCTCGCGCCACCAGGCCGGTGACGGTCCGATCGCCGATGGTGATGAGAAAGGTCTTGGCCGCCACCGCCGGCAGGCCGAGCACGCGATGCACCGCCTCGGCGATGTCGATCCCGCCGGTGTCGAAGTCGGGCTTGCGAAACGTCGCGTGGTGGACGTCGCGCCGCATCTTCGGCGGCTTGCCGAACAACAGCTCCATCGGGACATCGACTGGGGTGTTGTCGAAATACCCGTCACCCAGGACCAGATCGGGCGTCTCGGTCGTCTCTCCAACGACGGCATAGGGGCAGCGTTCCCGCGTGCAGAGCCGCTCGAAATCCTCCAGCGCCCCGGGCCGCAGCGCGAGTACGTAGCGCTCCTGGGCCTCGTTGCACCAGATCTCCATCGGCGACATCCCTGGCTCGTCGTTGGGGACGGTACGCAACTCGAAGCGTCCGCCGCGTCCGGCGTCGTGAACGATCTCGGGGATGGCGTTGGACAGACCGCCAGCGCCGACGTCGTGGACCGACAGGATGGGGTTGTCCCCGCCGCGCGCGATGCAGCGATCGATGACCTCCTGACAGCGCCGCTCCATCTCGGGGTTGCCGCGCTGCACCGAGGCGAAATCCAGGTCTTCGGCACTCTGGCCGCTCGCCATCGACGAGGCCGCGCCACCGCCGAGACCGATGAGCATCGCCGGTCCGCCCAGCACCACGATCGGCGCGCCGGCAGGCAGGTCCTGCTTGTGGGTGTGCATGGCCCGCGAGGCGCCCAAGCCCCCGGCCACCATGATCGGCTTGTGATACCCCCGCAGCTCCTTGCCTTTCGGCCCGGGAACCCGCATCTCGAAGCTGCGGAAATACCCCGCCAGATTGGGCCGCCCGAACTCGTTGTTGAAGGCCGCCGCGCCGATCGGCCCCTCGATCATGATGTCCAGCGCCGAGACGATGCGCCCGGGCCGGCCGTGATCGACCTCCCAGGGCTGCTCGAACCCGGGGATGCGCAGGTTCGACACCGAAAACCCGCACAGGCCCGCCTTGGGCTTACCGCCGGTACCGGTCGCCCCCTCGTCGCGGATCTCACCGCCCGAGCCGGTCGCCGCGCCCGGAAACGGCGAGATCGCCGTCGGATGGTTGTGCGTCTCGACCTTCATCAATATGTTGGTCTGCTCGCGCACCTCCCGGTAAACACCGGTTTCCGGGTCCGGCATGAAACGCGCGGTGACCGCGCCCTCGATGATGGCGGCATTGTCGCTGTAGGCCGACAGGATCCCCTCGGGGTGGTGTTCATGGGTGTTGCGGATCATCCGGAACAGCGAACGCTCGCGTGGCCGGCCGTCGACCACCCAGTCGGCGTTGAAGATCTTGTGCCGGCAGTGTTCGGAATTGGCCTGCGCGAACATCATCAACTCGACGTCGGTCGGGTTGCGGCCGATCGAGGTGTAACTCTCGGCGAGGTAATCGATCTCGTCGTCCGAGAGCGCCAGACCCATCTCGACATTGGCACGCGTCAGCGCTGCGGTGGCATCCCCGCCGAGGTCCACCCGCCGCACCGGCGCGGGCTCGGCCGTCCGGAAAAGCGCTTCGGCGTCGCCCGTCTCGCGCACGACCACCTGGGTCATGCGATCGTGCAGCGCGGCGGCCGCCGCGACCCACGCGTCCCGATCGAGTGCGTCACGATCGACCCAG is from Gammaproteobacteria bacterium and encodes:
- the purL gene encoding phosphoribosylformylglycinamidine synthase; the protein is MLTLYGGPAFSEFRLARALDTLRQTAPKVRDLRASYVYFVDLETALSASEQAVLERLLHDGEDVMTPPVDARLMLTIPRPGTISPWASKATDIARNCGLSSVHRIERGIAHFVWVDRDALDRDAWVAAAAALHDRMTQVVVRETGDAEALFRTAEPAPVRRVDLGGDATAALTRANVEMGLALSDDEIDYLAESYTSIGRNPTDVELMMFAQANSEHCRHKIFNADWVVDGRPRERSLFRMIRNTHEHHPEGILSAYSDNAAIIEGAVTARFMPDPETGVYREVREQTNILMKVETHNHPTAISPFPGAATGSGGEIRDEGATGTGGKPKAGLCGFSVSNLRIPGFEQPWEVDHGRPGRIVSALDIMIEGPIGAAAFNNEFGRPNLAGYFRSFEMRVPGPKGKELRGYHKPIMVAGGLGASRAMHTHKQDLPAGAPIVVLGGPAMLIGLGGGAASSMASGQSAEDLDFASVQRGNPEMERRCQEVIDRCIARGGDNPILSVHDVGAGGLSNAIPEIVHDAGRGGRFELRTVPNDEPGMSPMEIWCNEAQERYVLALRPGALEDFERLCTRERCPYAVVGETTETPDLVLGDGYFDNTPVDVPMELLFGKPPKMRRDVHHATFRKPDFDTGGIDIAEAVHRVLGLPAVAAKTFLITIGDRTVTGLVARDQMVGPWQVPAADVAVTLSDYTGNRGEAMAMGERTPLALIHPEASGRVAIGEALTNIAAARIADIAQVRLSANWMAAAGHPGEDAALFDTVHAVGEALCPALGIAIPVGKDSMSMKTVWEEGGESRSVTAPLSLIVSAFAPVTDARHTLTPQLRSDLGDTDLILIDLGGGANRLGGSALAQVYGQVGHHAPDLDDPGAFRAFFAAIQDLARDRLILAYHDRSDGGLLATVCEMAFAGHTGVRLVLDDLGPDPIASLFTEELGAVIQVRHGDSDVVLQGLREAGLGRHAFPIGRPEENDRLVVSHGGGVVWSEAREALHKRWAETTFRMQALRDDPDCALEEHQATGDPVDPGLRPRLDFDPGEDIAAPLIATGVRPAVAVLREQGVNGQVEMAAAFHRAGFEAVDVHMSDIVEGRIDLAGFRGLAACGGFSYGDVLGAGGGWAKSILNNARAREQFEAFFARDDSFGLGVCNGCQMLALLKELIPGADHWPRFLRNRSEQFEARLSLVEVLNSPSVLLAGMEGAVIPVAVAHGEGRADLSDAAAHETIEIGLVSLRYVDNAGGSARLYPANPNGSPLGITGLTTRDGRFTIMMPHPERVFRTVQHSWHPDDWGEDGPWMHLFRNARVWVG